The following is a genomic window from Vicinamibacterales bacterium.
CCGCTCGGCCTCAATTTCCGCTTCGACAGTCGCCATTGAGCGCTCTGCCTCATTTACCGAGGCAGTCAAGGCGTCAGTTTCAAGCATCGACACCAGTAGGTCTTCTTCGAAGGCTTGCACGGCACTCTTGGCCGTGGTGATTTCTGTCTGTACGGCCCATAACTCTTCGTTCGTTTTCACGATCATTTCATGTTCTTGAAACTTAGCAAGACGGCTCTTGGCATCTGAGACCTCTTTCTCAAGATTGCGGCGAACTTCCCGATTATCGTCCAGCTGCTGTCTTGCGTCACTGAGGGCTGTTCTGAGCTTATTCAACTTAGTTTCAAAGGCCTCGAACTGTGCCGGAATCGCAGCGATACGCCGTCGAGCGTCGTCAACGATGTTATGCAAGCTCTGCAGACGGATCAGTCGTTCGAGATCTGGCAGCATCGATCGAAGTTACTGTGGTGTTGCCCACGCAGGCGATGGTTCAGCTTCTCCTGCGGTAGTTGGATTCGACCTTGGGGCGGTGGATATATCAACTTCTGTCCTTCACGCTCGTTGTGTGGCAGTTGATTACTGCGTCAGTTCTTGTCTTGTTAATGGTGGGCCCACCAGGATTCGAACCTGGGACTAACCGGTTATGAGCCGGTGGCTCTACCGCTGAGCTATGGGCCCCACATTGGCTACCAGCTGACGCCCTCTCAATTGCTAAGTAGACTTGGTTCATACGCTTCCCTCTAAAAACGCACGAAGTTTTCGACTGCGAGATGGATGTCGAAGCTTTCTGAGCGCCTTGGCTTCGATTTGTCGAATTCGTTCACGCGTAACCGCGAAGCACTGGCCAACTTCTTCTAGAGTGTGGTCCTTACCATCACCGACGCCGAACCGCATTTTAATAACGCGTTCTTCCCGTGGTGTGAGGGTCTGTAACACGGATTCCGTCTGTTCTTTTAGGTTCAGGTTAATCACAACATCAGACGGCGGGACGACATTTTGATCTTCGATGAAGTCACCGAGATGGCTGTCTTCCTCCTCACCG
Proteins encoded in this region:
- a CDS encoding C4-type zinc ribbon domain-containing protein; translated protein: MLPDLERLIRLQSLHNIVDDARRRIAAIPAQFEAFETKLNKLRTALSDARQQLDDNREVRRNLEKEVSDAKSRLAKFQEHEMIVKTNEELWAVQTEITTAKSAVQAFEEDLLVSMLETDALTASVNEAERSMATVEAEIEAERQTIEQERATSETTAKQALIARESLASEIDAAVLALFDQIAEKRNGLAVVEAENNLCSSCHVRLRPQVFNDIRLNDRVIQCESCGRILYFQLVNKSLPENWA